The Bombus vancouverensis nearcticus unplaced genomic scaffold, iyBomVanc1_principal scaffold0030, whole genome shotgun sequence genome includes a window with the following:
- the LOC143304298 gene encoding venom serine protease Bi-VSP-like: MWRDPNVVGVAFQKKRKKSKGVQNFSRSRTVNTCGAWPWIAALGFRNPRNPDKPLWKCRGSLISARHVLTVAHCAHMDGIENIHNHNIAILRLVEEVPFSRYVYPICTKEPLRKSNFVGYNLLVAGWRALRYRRPRRNALMEVQMPVIKNAECKIAYSKFPNAPDITDGIICAEHAQGGEDSCTADRGGPLLIQHELTSYLIGIVSYAYKCGTAGFPSVYTRVTSYLDFILQAMQ, encoded by the exons atgtggcgtgatccgaacgtagtgggggtcgccttccagaagaaacgaaaaaaatcgaaaggcgttcagaacttttcgagaagtcgaaccgtcaacacatgtg gcgcttggccatggatcgctgcattaggttttcgtaatccccgaaacccagacaaaccactatggaagtgccgaggttccctgatatcggctaggcatgttttgaccgtagcacattgtgcacatatggatggaatagaaaacatacacaatcataatattgccattcttagattggtggaggaggtgccattttcga ggtacgtatatcccatttgtacgaaagagcccctacgaaagagcaacttcgtcggctataacctccttgttgctggatggagagcgttaagatata gacgaccacgacgtaatgcattaatggaagtacaaatgccagtgattaagaacgccgaatgcaaaatagcttattccaaatttcctaatgcacctgatatcactgatggtataatatgcgccgaacatgctcagggtggagaggattcttgtacg gctgaccgcggcggaccactgctgatacaacatgaattaacctcgtatttaataggtattgtgtcttacgcttataagtgcggcacagctggctttcccagcgtttacactagggtcacatcgtaccttgacttcattctccaagcgatgcaataa